In Methylotenera sp. L2L1, the following proteins share a genomic window:
- the flgK gene encoding flagellar hook-associated protein FlgK — protein sequence MSSILNIGKSALAAAQVGISTTGHNIANASTPGYSRQVVVQSAAQSQNFGNGFIGQGTEISSVTRIFNEILTAQAVRSQANSSGVNTYRTQMTAIDDMLSNATAGLNPAMSEFFGAIQDLSANPSDLATRQSTLSYAQSLASRFQTTNNRLNEIRDSVNTQLTSSVGLVNTYAKQIAQLNDTIEKAISANGNTPNDLMDQRDQLVLELSKQIKTTTVSQGQGGYNVYVGNGLPVVVGKETFSILTTPSPTDPSRLEVAYQSNNKVTVLGTNSLPGGVIGGLLQFRSESLDNIQNQIGQIAAVLGETFNTQHAQGFDLDGNLGTAIFSIPDPLVNANAFNSGPSTTPANANPAEVAAKIVNAKALTTSDYKLQYDGTNYNVTRLNDNTTQSFSSLPVNVDGLTISQTSGTMLAGDNFLIKPTQNAATKFQVSITDARKLAVGGSALSGSTNVANTGAATISSPIASSTYASSPISSPFNITYNAGAPNTLTGFIATEPVTVTSTNGTSVTYAAGAPVTFVNGATISTAGMSFVISGAPNNGDQFTVTPGSVTGPSDNTNGLLLGGLQNADTITGNKSYSDAFGQMVNGVGNKTRELNILSLSEAQVLEQITAAVQAESGVNLDEEATNLIRYQQAYQAAGKMMQIASQLFDVLLQLGN from the coding sequence ATGTCTAGCATCTTAAACATCGGAAAAAGTGCTCTTGCTGCTGCGCAAGTTGGTATCAGCACGACTGGTCATAATATTGCAAATGCCTCAACACCCGGTTACTCAAGACAGGTTGTGGTGCAATCAGCGGCACAATCTCAAAACTTTGGGAATGGTTTCATTGGTCAAGGTACAGAAATTTCCTCAGTAACGCGGATTTTCAACGAGATATTGACTGCTCAGGCCGTACGTAGCCAAGCTAATAGTTCTGGCGTAAATACCTATCGCACACAAATGACCGCGATTGATGACATGCTATCGAATGCTACAGCTGGGCTAAATCCAGCAATGAGTGAGTTTTTTGGTGCAATTCAGGACTTAAGCGCAAACCCTAGCGACCTAGCAACTCGGCAGTCTACCTTGTCGTATGCACAATCTCTTGCCAGCCGTTTCCAAACTACCAATAATCGATTAAATGAAATTCGTGATAGTGTAAACACACAACTTACATCAAGTGTTGGCCTAGTTAACACTTATGCTAAACAAATTGCTCAACTTAACGATACTATCGAAAAAGCTATCAGTGCTAATGGCAATACTCCTAATGATTTAATGGACCAGAGAGATCAATTAGTTCTGGAGTTGAGTAAACAAATTAAAACGACTACCGTTTCTCAAGGCCAAGGTGGATACAACGTTTATGTAGGGAATGGCTTACCTGTGGTGGTAGGTAAAGAAACATTCAGCATCCTCACAACCCCTTCCCCAACAGATCCTAGCCGCTTAGAGGTTGCATACCAATCTAACAATAAAGTGACAGTATTAGGGACCAACAGCCTGCCAGGTGGCGTGATAGGTGGGTTATTGCAGTTCCGCTCAGAGTCTTTAGATAATATACAAAACCAAATTGGCCAGATAGCTGCCGTTTTGGGTGAGACTTTTAACACTCAACATGCCCAAGGCTTTGATTTAGATGGAAATCTCGGCACTGCTATATTTAGTATTCCAGATCCATTAGTTAATGCAAACGCATTTAACTCTGGCCCTAGCACAACACCAGCTAACGCAAACCCGGCAGAAGTTGCTGCAAAAATTGTCAACGCTAAAGCACTCACAACAAGCGATTACAAACTACAGTACGATGGCACGAACTACAACGTTACACGCTTGAATGACAATACAACGCAGTCTTTCAGCAGCCTACCAGTAAATGTGGATGGCTTAACAATTAGCCAAACATCAGGAACAATGCTGGCTGGTGATAATTTTTTAATTAAACCAACGCAGAATGCAGCAACAAAATTTCAGGTTTCTATTACAGATGCGAGAAAATTAGCAGTTGGCGGCAGCGCACTCAGTGGAAGCACTAATGTTGCAAACACTGGTGCTGCTACTATCAGCAGCCCAATCGCCAGTAGCACTTATGCATCTAGCCCGATATCGAGTCCTTTTAACATCACCTATAATGCAGGTGCACCAAACACGTTAACTGGCTTCATTGCTACTGAACCAGTCACGGTAACGTCAACAAATGGAACTTCTGTCACATACGCAGCAGGTGCTCCTGTCACATTTGTGAATGGTGCCACGATATCAACAGCTGGCATGAGCTTTGTAATTTCTGGAGCACCAAATAATGGTGATCAGTTTACAGTTACCCCGGGTAGCGTTACTGGTCCTAGCGATAATACAAACGGACTGTTACTAGGCGGCTTACAAAACGCAGATACCATTACTGGAAATAAAAGTTACTCTGATGCTTTTGGTCAAATGGTGAACGGCGTAGGTAATAAAACACGTGAACTCAACATTCTTAGCCTGTCAGAAGCACAAGTGCTAGAACAGATTACCGCTGCAGTTCAAGCAGAATCAGGTGTTAATCTAGACGAAGAAGCAACTAATTTAATACGCTATCAGCAAGCTTACCAAGCAGCCGGAAAGATGATGCAAATTGCGAGTCAACTATTTGATGTGCTATTACAACTAGGAAACTAG
- the flgL gene encoding flagellar hook-associated protein FlgL, whose protein sequence is MRISTNTIYQSGISKISNLQSEQFKLMQQISTGQRIASPSDDPVASARALEVSHAKSINSKFADTRQTAQLKLNTLESNLTSVTNMMISVKSAMVSAGNSTYSDLERGFIASELKTTLDGLVGLANTRDAAGNYLYAGFETDTPPFVANATGAAYVGDTNKQMLQVDSQRQMAVNATGNEVFQAGGNDIFATLQNLVTLLNTPLTPANQAAFSTGIATGLTSIQQGLDNILTVRASIGSRLNEIDQLDISGSDLELQYSKSLSEIQDLDYAAALSDLSKNQTIMEAAQKSFVATTSLSLFNFI, encoded by the coding sequence ATGCGTATCAGTACTAACACTATCTATCAGTCAGGCATTTCTAAGATATCAAACCTGCAATCAGAGCAGTTTAAATTGATGCAGCAAATATCTACTGGGCAACGCATTGCTTCGCCTTCAGATGACCCTGTCGCTTCAGCAAGAGCCTTAGAGGTTTCACATGCCAAAAGTATCAATTCAAAATTTGCTGATACGCGCCAAACTGCGCAGCTTAAACTAAACACGCTAGAATCAAACCTGACTAGCGTGACTAACATGATGATATCAGTGAAATCTGCAATGGTATCAGCAGGTAACTCTACTTACTCAGATCTAGAAAGAGGCTTTATTGCTTCAGAACTAAAAACCACACTAGACGGATTAGTAGGCTTAGCCAATACTAGAGATGCAGCGGGTAATTACTTGTATGCTGGATTCGAAACTGACACCCCACCTTTTGTTGCCAACGCTACAGGTGCAGCGTACGTAGGTGACACTAACAAGCAAATGTTGCAGGTAGACAGCCAACGACAAATGGCCGTTAATGCAACAGGAAATGAAGTGTTTCAAGCTGGTGGCAATGATATATTTGCGACTTTACAAAACTTGGTCACGCTATTGAACACTCCCTTAACACCTGCAAACCAAGCTGCATTTAGCACAGGCATCGCCACAGGACTAACGAGCATACAACAAGGCCTAGACAATATACTCACTGTGCGTGCATCTATCGGTTCTAGACTAAATGAAATAGACCAGTTAGACATATCTGGTAGCGACTTAGAATTACAATATAGTAAATCATTGTCTGAAATTCAAGACCTGGACTACGCTGCAGCCTTATCTGACTTATCAAAAAACCAAACAATTATGGAGGCTGCTCAAAAGTCATTTGTTGCAACTACCAGTTTGTCTTTGTTTAACTTTATTTAG
- the fliR gene encoding flagellar biosynthetic protein FliR, which yields MITFSSEFLQTWVISLLWPLTRILAVIAIVPIFSHTTIPNRVRLGLGIMLTIIIVPTIPPVPQFEVFSLDGLLILIQQLIIGFAIGFSMRLVFSAVDLAGQMIGMTMGLGFAQFFDPQTNGQSTALNQLLVLLAMLIFLSLDGHLVIVTAMANSFITMPIALGGASVDPMQIAQWGSTIFSAGLMLALPAVCALLITNMALGILTRTAPQLNLFGIGFPITLSMGFLVLALSLTSMLQPIVKFIEQGTDNMMQVAIPKNIDNK from the coding sequence ATGATTACATTCAGTAGTGAGTTTCTCCAAACGTGGGTAATCAGCTTGTTATGGCCACTTACACGTATTTTAGCAGTCATAGCGATTGTTCCGATTTTTAGCCACACGACAATTCCTAATCGAGTACGATTAGGTTTAGGCATTATGCTAACGATTATTATCGTTCCCACTATTCCCCCAGTACCGCAATTTGAGGTTTTCTCGCTTGATGGCTTACTGATATTAATCCAGCAACTCATCATTGGTTTTGCCATTGGCTTCAGCATGAGGCTTGTATTTTCTGCGGTTGACTTAGCTGGCCAAATGATTGGTATGACCATGGGTTTAGGGTTTGCCCAGTTCTTTGATCCTCAGACAAATGGACAATCGACTGCACTGAACCAGCTTTTGGTATTGCTAGCGATGTTGATTTTTTTAAGCTTGGATGGTCATTTAGTGATTGTGACAGCGATGGCTAATAGCTTTATTACGATGCCAATTGCGTTAGGTGGTGCAAGTGTAGATCCAATGCAAATTGCACAGTGGGGTAGTACTATATTTAGCGCGGGTTTAATGTTGGCACTACCAGCAGTTTGTGCCTTACTTATTACTAATATGGCCTTAGGGATATTAACTAGGACAGCGCCACAACTTAATTTGTTTGGTATTGGATTTCCAATTACTTTGAGTATGGGTTTTTTAGTGTTAGCGTTGTCACTAACTAGTATGTTGCAGCCAATTGTGAAATTTATTGAGCAAGGTACCGATAATATGATGCAAGTTGCGATACCTAAAAATATCGATAATAAGTAG
- the fliQ gene encoding flagellar biosynthesis protein FliQ, translating to MTPESVMTLGRDAMGITLMIAAPILLTVLAIGLLVSIFQAATQINEQTLSFIPKLIGVFVALMFAGPWMLSTMVDYMHLVFTSIPAMAN from the coding sequence ATGACGCCGGAAAGTGTAATGACATTAGGTAGAGATGCGATGGGAATCACTTTAATGATTGCCGCACCTATCCTGCTTACAGTTTTAGCGATAGGCTTGTTAGTGAGTATTTTTCAAGCCGCCACCCAAATTAATGAACAAACACTGTCATTTATTCCCAAACTTATTGGAGTGTTTGTTGCATTGATGTTCGCTGGTCCATGGATGTTAAGCACAATGGTTGACTATATGCATCTGGTGTTTACAAGCATACCGGCAATGGCTAATTAA
- the fliP gene encoding flagellar type III secretion system pore protein FliP (The bacterial flagellar biogenesis protein FliP forms a type III secretion system (T3SS)-type pore required for flagellar assembly.) has product MVKSWVVCFKGLFLLGLVLLPFSVFAENGLPLVNATPSAGGGQDYTLSLQTLILLTSLTFLPAVVLMMTGFTRIIIVLSLLRQALGTQSVPPNQVMIGLALFLTFFVMSPVIDKIYVDAYKPLSENQITMQEAMDKGVAPLKEFMLKQTRESDLALFVKMAEVDKLESPDQVPLKVLVPAFVTSELKTAFQIGFAIFIPFLIIDMVVASVLMSMGMMMVSPAIVALPFKLMLFVLVDGWQLILGSLVESFY; this is encoded by the coding sequence ATGGTTAAAAGTTGGGTTGTCTGTTTTAAAGGTTTGTTTCTCTTAGGATTGGTGTTATTACCCTTTTCTGTGTTTGCCGAGAATGGTCTGCCATTGGTGAATGCAACGCCAAGTGCTGGCGGTGGTCAGGATTACACCTTAAGCCTACAAACCCTCATATTACTTACTTCATTAACATTTTTGCCTGCTGTCGTATTGATGATGACTGGGTTTACACGCATCATCATCGTGCTGTCATTACTCCGCCAAGCATTAGGCACTCAATCAGTGCCGCCTAATCAGGTGATGATTGGATTAGCGCTATTTCTGACTTTTTTTGTCATGTCGCCTGTGATTGATAAGATATATGTGGACGCTTATAAGCCCTTGTCTGAAAATCAAATCACGATGCAAGAGGCCATGGATAAAGGTGTGGCACCACTCAAAGAGTTTATGCTCAAACAAACGCGTGAAAGCGATTTGGCCTTGTTTGTTAAAATGGCAGAGGTAGATAAACTAGAGAGTCCTGATCAGGTGCCACTCAAGGTGTTGGTGCCAGCATTTGTGACCAGTGAATTAAAAACCGCATTCCAAATTGGGTTCGCAATATTTATTCCATTTCTGATTATTGATATGGTGGTAGCAAGCGTATTGATGTCGATGGGCATGATGATGGTGTCGCCTGCAATCGTAGCTTTACCGTTTAAATTAATGTTATTTGTGTTAGTAGACGGATGGCAATTGATACTTGGGTCACTTGTGGAAAGCTTTTATTAG
- the fliO gene encoding flagellar biosynthetic protein FliO, with protein MKFKLLFLSIFYWISSSAWSADAAVQTSPTSGLLKMMLGLVLVLGVMAGVAWLAKRMLPGVGYKQSTIKVVGSANVGTRERVVVLEVAGRWLVVGVAPGQVSAIANLEMGVVEKDGAVVNDEMGTSGHHAESLATSFGKILKNSASKFTEKTNG; from the coding sequence ATGAAGTTTAAACTATTATTCCTTTCCATTTTTTATTGGATATCAAGCTCAGCATGGTCTGCAGATGCGGCAGTGCAAACTTCACCTACCAGCGGACTGCTTAAAATGATGTTGGGATTAGTGTTAGTGTTGGGCGTGATGGCAGGGGTTGCATGGCTAGCTAAACGTATGTTGCCAGGGGTTGGTTACAAACAGTCTACAATTAAGGTTGTGGGCAGCGCAAATGTAGGTACGCGCGAGCGAGTCGTTGTGTTGGAAGTGGCAGGGCGTTGGTTAGTGGTAGGTGTTGCACCTGGGCAAGTAAGTGCGATTGCTAATTTAGAAATGGGTGTTGTTGAGAAAGATGGTGCGGTTGTTAATGATGAAATGGGAACATCAGGTCATCATGCAGAATCGCTTGCGACATCATTTGGAAAAATATTAAAGAATTCGGCAAGTAAGTTTACTGAGAAAACAAATGGTTAA
- the fliN gene encoding flagellar motor switch protein FliN gives MATDPVDESGIETIAEDDWGAAMAEQASSETAADDWGDAMNEQASALQADKAEKAQVFTEFTAKNKLHETQNDIDFILDIPVQLTVELGRTKIAIKNLLQLAQGSVVELDGMAGEPMDVLVNGCLIAQGEVVVVNDKFGIRLTDIITPAERIRKINR, from the coding sequence ATGGCGACTGATCCAGTTGATGAGAGCGGTATAGAAACCATCGCTGAAGATGATTGGGGCGCTGCAATGGCAGAGCAGGCGTCGTCTGAGACAGCAGCAGACGATTGGGGTGATGCGATGAATGAGCAAGCTTCCGCTTTGCAAGCTGATAAAGCTGAGAAGGCTCAAGTATTCACAGAATTTACTGCAAAAAATAAACTGCACGAAACGCAAAATGATATTGATTTCATTTTAGATATTCCAGTACAGCTTACTGTTGAACTAGGACGTACTAAAATTGCGATTAAGAACTTGCTTCAACTAGCTCAGGGGTCAGTTGTTGAGCTCGATGGTATGGCAGGTGAGCCAATGGATGTGTTAGTGAACGGTTGTTTGATTGCACAAGGCGAAGTTGTAGTTGTTAATGATAAGTTTGGTATCCGCCTCACTGATATTATTACGCCTGCGGAGCGCATACGAAAAATTAATCGTTAA
- the fliM gene encoding flagellar motor switch protein FliM yields MSDKFLSQDEVDALLKGVGGDQDEDKSASEAEGVRDYNLATQERIVRGRMPTLEIINERFARLVRIELFNFLRRTVEVSVGPVRITKYSDFIRNLVVPTNLNLVQMKPLRGTALMVFDPTLVFLVVDNMFGGDGRFHTRVEGRDFTQTEQRIIQRILNIVFETYAKSWEPVYPIEFEYLRSEMNTQFANIATPNEVVVVTTFNVELGPASGEIHFCMPYSMVEPIRDLLTSPLQGEVLGADKRWVKLMTQQVQAAQIEIVADLATTDMRLGEVLNMKVGDVIPISMEDSIEAKVDGVPVMQCKYGLFNGQYALRVEKLLRSNSTEYIKGEPYGD; encoded by the coding sequence ATGTCTGATAAGTTTTTATCACAAGATGAAGTTGATGCCCTACTAAAAGGCGTAGGTGGGGATCAGGATGAGGATAAGTCCGCCTCTGAAGCTGAGGGTGTGCGTGACTATAATTTAGCCACGCAGGAGCGTATTGTGCGTGGGCGCATGCCTACGCTGGAAATTATTAATGAACGTTTTGCCCGCCTTGTTCGTATTGAGTTGTTTAATTTTTTAAGACGAACGGTAGAAGTTTCAGTCGGCCCTGTCCGAATTACTAAATACAGTGATTTTATTCGTAATTTAGTGGTGCCCACCAATTTAAATCTTGTTCAGATGAAGCCATTGCGTGGCACTGCACTGATGGTGTTTGATCCAACCTTGGTCTTTTTGGTTGTTGATAATATGTTTGGCGGTGATGGACGGTTTCACACACGTGTAGAAGGCCGAGATTTCACGCAAACTGAGCAAAGAATCATTCAGCGTATTCTAAATATTGTGTTTGAGACATATGCCAAATCATGGGAACCTGTTTACCCAATAGAGTTTGAATATCTACGTTCAGAAATGAATACGCAGTTTGCCAATATTGCCACCCCTAATGAGGTGGTGGTGGTCACTACTTTTAATGTAGAGCTTGGACCTGCTAGTGGTGAAATTCATTTTTGCATGCCATATTCGATGGTTGAGCCAATTCGAGATTTATTAACATCGCCATTACAGGGTGAAGTGCTTGGTGCAGATAAGCGTTGGGTGAAGCTGATGACACAACAAGTACAGGCTGCTCAAATTGAGATAGTTGCTGATTTAGCGACAACTGATATGCGATTGGGTGAAGTGCTCAATATGAAAGTTGGGGATGTGATACCAATCAGCATGGAGGACTCCATCGAGGCTAAAGTAGATGGTGTACCTGTCATGCAATGTAAATACGGATTGTTTAATGGGCAATATGCATTGCGCGTTGAAAAACTTTTGAGATCAAACTCTACGGAATATATTAAAGGAGAACCTTATGGCGACTGA
- the fliL gene encoding flagellar basal body-associated protein FliL, whose protein sequence is MAQDPKQQSEEAAPASKKKLIIIIAAIVLAVGGGGAAWFFTQQKSHDKKEEVKKEEPATAPVFLTLDTFTVNLQPDPDEKFLQVDISLQVASPEAAEAIKLHMPAVKNRLLLLLTSKSAAEISTVEGKQELSNEIIEEVKKPFSPNTKPQEVSGVFFTSFVVQ, encoded by the coding sequence ATGGCTCAAGATCCAAAACAACAATCAGAAGAAGCAGCTCCAGCATCAAAGAAAAAACTTATTATCATCATTGCTGCCATTGTATTAGCGGTTGGTGGCGGTGGTGCAGCATGGTTTTTCACACAACAAAAATCACATGACAAAAAAGAAGAAGTTAAGAAAGAAGAGCCAGCAACGGCACCAGTTTTCTTAACTTTAGATACCTTTACTGTAAACTTACAGCCAGACCCTGATGAAAAATTCTTACAAGTAGATATTTCATTACAAGTAGCTAGTCCTGAAGCGGCCGAAGCAATTAAATTACACATGCCAGCCGTTAAAAACCGTTTATTGTTATTGTTAACCAGCAAAAGTGCTGCCGAGATATCTACGGTTGAGGGTAAGCAAGAGTTGAGTAACGAAATTATTGAAGAGGTAAAAAAACCTTTTTCTCCTAACACCAAGCCACAAGAAGTCTCTGGTGTGTTTTTTACTTCATTTGTGGTTCAGTAA
- a CDS encoding flagellar hook-length control protein FliK encodes MQTLPTPVSQTKAPSLADVVNQNGSHANKSSTENAKATFQAELNRQVRAKQGQAQAKQEKSAEPIKSQTQQKTSVKDQSDIDKTASSTSKNLNNGQSDDSFLTDLNSQLDAARDLSNKVVLDDAKDASHAAVAATAEGDGLAIADLIAALGIASAQSLQNDSKASVASEAGDALLATSDATVAQKNLMAALNSSITKGQPESKQAVDATLTADDVTAKPQDEGLTDVLAGRSEPKLAPEESAFNKTMLNVAAKDLPAKDAASNIIQAQAASAQTASVNAVQNNSNLASQQLASGNIINVYPGKTGWDQAISQKVVWMVGAGQQSASLTLNPPDMGPLKVVINVHNDQADTTFISDNDEVRKALESGMSNLRDKMSESGIQLGQANVSTSQQSQQEFQQAAQNRVFQSAKSQTNTEVVERDTQAKVSVRVSDGLVDTFA; translated from the coding sequence ATGCAAACATTACCAACGCCAGTATCGCAAACAAAAGCGCCTAGTTTGGCTGATGTCGTGAACCAGAATGGATCGCATGCTAATAAGTCTTCAACAGAAAATGCTAAAGCAACTTTTCAGGCAGAGCTAAATAGACAGGTTCGAGCTAAGCAAGGCCAAGCGCAAGCAAAGCAGGAGAAAAGTGCTGAGCCTATAAAAAGCCAAACACAACAGAAAACATCGGTGAAAGACCAGTCTGACATTGATAAGACAGCCAGTTCAACGAGCAAAAACTTAAACAATGGCCAGAGTGATGATTCCTTTTTGACAGACTTAAATAGTCAACTAGATGCAGCGCGCGACTTATCTAATAAGGTTGTACTTGATGATGCTAAAGATGCGTCTCACGCTGCTGTAGCGGCTACAGCAGAGGGTGATGGGCTTGCGATTGCCGATCTGATTGCTGCATTAGGTATAGCTTCTGCACAGAGTTTGCAGAATGATTCAAAAGCATCAGTAGCGTCGGAGGCTGGAGATGCTCTGTTAGCAACATCTGATGCAACAGTAGCACAAAAGAACTTGATGGCAGCGTTGAATAGCTCCATCACGAAGGGCCAGCCCGAGTCGAAGCAGGCAGTTGATGCTACGCTAACAGCAGATGATGTGACGGCTAAGCCTCAAGATGAAGGTTTGACGGATGTGTTGGCTGGTAGGTCTGAGCCTAAATTGGCGCCAGAAGAGTCGGCATTTAATAAGACTATGCTAAACGTTGCCGCAAAAGACTTGCCGGCTAAAGACGCAGCATCTAATATCATTCAGGCACAAGCAGCGTCGGCACAAACAGCGTCTGTAAACGCAGTGCAAAATAATAGCAATCTTGCCTCTCAACAGTTGGCTAGTGGGAATATCATTAATGTTTACCCTGGCAAAACAGGCTGGGATCAAGCGATTAGCCAAAAAGTGGTATGGATGGTAGGGGCTGGTCAGCAATCAGCTTCACTGACATTAAATCCGCCAGATATGGGTCCATTGAAAGTAGTGATTAATGTACATAACGATCAAGCAGACACGACCTTTATTTCAGATAACGACGAAGTGAGAAAAGCGCTTGAAAGTGGCATGTCTAATTTGCGAGATAAAATGAGCGAGTCAGGCATTCAATTGGGTCAAGCGAACGTGAGTACCAGTCAGCAGTCGCAACAAGAGTTCCAGCAAGCCGCTCAAAATAGAGTGTTCCAAAGCGCAAAAAGTCAAACAAACACAGAAGTCGTAGAGCGTGACACTCAGGCTAAAGTAAGTGTTCGCGTATCCGATGGCTTAGTCGATACTTTTGCTTAA
- the fliJ gene encoding flagellar export protein FliJ has protein sequence MTTKSSSVLKMLEEIAAKEVELATEALAKAMKVVGEAQGKYDMLLEYRKGYQDNLNANLAKGMTAEAYQNFQNFFKKLDHAITGQKDVVSFAEQQVKVHRTLWQESQRKKLSYDVLITRSDKRAAKVEQKRDQKMMDEFATRMTRVKR, from the coding sequence ATGACAACAAAATCTAGCAGTGTGCTGAAAATGTTAGAGGAAATAGCGGCCAAAGAAGTTGAATTGGCGACGGAAGCTCTAGCAAAAGCGATGAAAGTAGTGGGTGAAGCGCAGGGGAAGTACGATATGTTGTTGGAATATCGTAAAGGCTATCAGGATAATTTGAATGCAAATCTTGCTAAAGGTATGACTGCTGAGGCTTACCAGAACTTCCAAAACTTTTTTAAAAAGCTTGATCATGCCATCACAGGTCAGAAAGACGTGGTGAGCTTTGCTGAGCAGCAAGTGAAAGTGCATCGAACATTATGGCAAGAAAGCCAGCGTAAGAAGCTTTCTTATGATGTGCTTATTACTCGTTCAGACAAGCGAGCCGCTAAAGTTGAGCAAAAGAGAGATCAGAAAATGATGGATGAGTTTGCGACACGAATGACAAGAGTAAAACGTTAA
- the fliI gene encoding flagellar protein export ATPase FliI: MSDEVLDIAGSKHLNVHQQRWRDHIRDCKEILRIVEPLEIAGRIVKLTGLVMEAVGIKLPIGSACYVPLAEGRRVEAEVVGFDGERMLLMPQSSVDGITPGAKVFALEIAESLPKPHHGQPPRRRATDRARHLPVGAELLGRVVDGAGNPLDDLGDIKPSQSSALNSRPMNPLMRAPIEEVLDVGVRAINSMLTVGRGQRMGLFAGSGVGKSVLLGMMARYTTADVIVVGLIGERGREVQEFIEQILGPEGLARSVVVAAPADAPALMRLQGASYATTIAECFRNEGKNVLLIMDSLTRYAMAQREIALAIGEPPATKGYPPSVFAKLPALVERAGNGRRGEGSITAFYTVLTEGDDQQDPIADAARAILDGHIVLSRGLAESGHYPAIDVEQSISRAMHNITSPDHQKLARKLKQLNSRYARSVDLINVGAYEAGSDAVLDMAISKHELIERFLQQDVAERSDWEESLHFLEAVLHGVPLS; the protein is encoded by the coding sequence ATGAGTGACGAAGTGCTAGATATTGCTGGGAGTAAGCATTTAAACGTGCACCAGCAACGTTGGCGCGATCATATTCGTGATTGTAAGGAAATTTTACGCATCGTTGAGCCTTTAGAGATTGCTGGGCGTATTGTCAAGCTTACTGGGTTAGTGATGGAGGCGGTCGGTATCAAATTGCCAATAGGCAGTGCATGCTATGTGCCGCTTGCAGAAGGTCGGCGAGTGGAGGCTGAGGTCGTTGGCTTCGATGGTGAGCGCATGTTGCTGATGCCACAAAGTAGTGTAGATGGCATTACACCAGGTGCAAAAGTGTTTGCGTTAGAGATAGCAGAAAGCTTGCCTAAACCGCATCACGGACAGCCTCCGCGTCGTCGCGCAACAGATAGAGCACGTCATTTGCCCGTAGGGGCTGAGTTGCTTGGGAGGGTTGTCGATGGCGCTGGTAATCCATTGGATGATTTAGGTGATATCAAGCCAAGCCAAAGTTCTGCATTAAACTCAAGACCGATGAATCCGTTAATGCGAGCACCCATAGAAGAGGTCTTAGATGTTGGCGTGCGTGCAATTAACAGCATGTTAACTGTTGGTCGCGGCCAACGTATGGGCTTGTTTGCAGGTTCTGGTGTAGGTAAAAGTGTCTTGCTTGGGATGATGGCGCGATATACCACTGCTGATGTTATTGTGGTCGGACTCATTGGAGAGCGGGGGCGAGAAGTTCAGGAGTTTATTGAACAGATTCTAGGCCCTGAAGGTCTCGCACGGTCGGTTGTTGTGGCTGCGCCAGCTGATGCTCCTGCGTTAATGCGCTTGCAAGGTGCAAGCTATGCTACCACCATTGCTGAGTGCTTTCGTAATGAAGGCAAGAATGTATTGTTGATTATGGACTCATTAACTCGCTATGCAATGGCGCAACGTGAAATTGCGTTGGCGATTGGTGAGCCTCCTGCGACCAAAGGCTATCCACCTTCTGTGTTTGCCAAGTTACCTGCACTAGTTGAACGAGCTGGCAATGGCCGTCGTGGTGAGGGATCCATTACTGCATTCTATACGGTGTTGACGGAAGGTGATGATCAACAAGACCCGATTGCTGATGCGGCGCGTGCTATTTTAGATGGGCATATCGTACTAAGTCGTGGGTTGGCTGAAAGCGGACACTACCCTGCGATAGATGTTGAGCAATCAATCAGCCGAGCCATGCATAATATCACTAGCCCAGATCATCAAAAGCTAGCGCGTAAGTTAAAGCAACTGAATTCACGCTACGCACGGAGTGTCGACTTGATTAATGTGGGCGCCTATGAGGCAGGTAGTGATGCTGTGTTAGATATGGCGATTTCTAAACATGAGTTAATAGAACGATTTTTACAGCAAGATGTGGCTGAACGTTCAGATTGGGAAGAAAGTCTACATTTCTTAGAGGCGGTACTACATGGTGTTCCGCTAAGCTAA